CGGATCAACGGGCTCTACCAGCCGGTCTTTGCCGTAGATAAACTCGTCGCGCTCGAAGCGTGGCGGAGCCATCTTGTCGGGCTGCAGGTACACGGCGGCTTTCGGGCAGGCTTCTTCGCAGAGGCCGCAGAAGATGCAGCGCAGCATGTTTACCTCGTAGCTGACGGCGTATTTCTCCTCGCGGTAGAGATTTTCCTCGCCTTTTTTCCGCTCGCCAGCTACCATTGTAATGGCTTCGGCCGGACAGGCTACGGCGCAAAGGCCGCAGGCGGTGCACCGCTCCCGGCCCACTTCGTCACGCTTGAGTACGTGCAGGCCCCGGAAGATGGGGGAGAAGGGACGCTTTTCTTCCGGGTAGCGCACCGTCACCTGCTTCTTGGTAGCGGCCCGGAAAAAGTGCCGCATGGTGATGCTAAGGCCCTGGAAAATAGCCGGCAGGTAAGCCCGTTCGGCCAGCGTCATCGGCTTGGCCTCTAACTTTTTGGCTCTATTGCTTAAGGACTGCATAGTTCGATTACTTAATGATACCGCCCAGAATCAGGCCGCCGGTGAGCAGGATGTTGAAAATGGCCAGCGGAATCAGGATGGTCCAGCCCAGGCGCATCAGCTGGTCGTAGCGGAAGCGGGGCAGGGTCCAGCGGACCCACATGAAGAAGAAAATGAAGGCGAAGATCTTTCCGAACAGCAGCAGCAGACCCAG
Above is a genomic segment from Hymenobacter cellulosivorans containing:
- a CDS encoding NuoI/complex I 23 kDa subunit family protein; translated protein: MTLAERAYLPAIFQGLSITMRHFFRAATKKQVTVRYPEEKRPFSPIFRGLHVLKRDEVGRERCTACGLCAVACPAEAITMVAGERKKGEENLYREEKYAVSYEVNMLRCIFCGLCEEACPKAAVYLQPDKMAPPRFERDEFIYGKDRLVEPVDPNARSIRGIQLTPEQAQALSQKISQQPA